From Danio aesculapii chromosome 9, fDanAes4.1, whole genome shotgun sequence:
GATTTGCCTCCAGGATCTCTCACAGGTGCAACATTGGCCCCCGGCCGGCCTGGCACCCTACCCTTCTGCTCATCAGCACCactaccaaaacacacacactctcacacacacataaaccctCTGCCCCCCTTCTCGAAGGTCCAGCTGATCCCCACCTGATCCCAATTCAtgggggaggaggaggaggaggaggaggaggcgttCAGATCTGAGCTCACCCTGGAGAGGTGAGAGAGAAGAAAATATATGCCATCGCTCATCTTTCTTGTCTGTCTCTCTATCCGTCTCGTACAAGGATAGTAATTCTTTGTGTTCCTGTCACATTAACGCCAACAATAACATCCAAAAGCACGTTAGACCCTGGCCTTGGGAATCATATGCATGCTTGTGTTATGTATGTAAGGTTGTGCGTCTGTGTATGGAGTGTTATTGTGTGTAAAGGCCAGTATGTCCAAGCGGAGCTGAGCTCAGGTGTCCTGTGCTGATGAGCTGCAGCTGGCTCTCATTCGGGCTGTAATGGGTGCTATCCAGTGCCTGGGTCAGTCATGCAGCTGAGTTTAGACTACCCTCCGTTTAACAATCCGTGTTCAAACTCATTCAGCCTTCCAAAATGTATAGAAGTTATCTTAAAATGCTCACTCGTTAAAGCTGGGGTTGTATGTTATCCAGAAGCATTTGTTTGTAATATTGGTTGATTGTATTGTCACATCTTTACTGTCTTTTGTGAAAGGATCAAAACAATAAGGCTTTGTCTATCATTACATTGAGTTTGACAGGATTGCATAAAATGTGTGCAAGCCTCTCCAAAATTGCCtaccgtacactgtaaaaatatctgctaATTAACAGTTTCCCATAATATGTGATTCATAGTTTTTTCCTcgatttatttatgctttcaaattgcattatgggaccttgatctctgctttgacACTTTTAATGTTCCAAATTGAGCAAAGTGACTTTGACATTTGTAGAAGTTAGAAACAATATATCGTGTTATTAATCATatagaaatagtaaaaaaaaaacaacagaaaggcTATTGGCAGCTCATTATTTATATTGCTTTAAGCTACaaacaaatgtcaataaaactcaCTATTACACAAATttcaagttcccataatgcaatttgaaagCATAAATTACCAGAATCAAACTATGGATCACAAAATAATTTAGAGAAGCTTTAAATAATTTctgtattaaaggtgcagtatgtaagttggacattcagtggttgaactaggtattgcattcctggatcaaaacaaacacaagcgcaggttgccagattaaggaCCAACAGAAGCGAGTCTGTCGATcgaacctaaaggctgattttattcatgttctatataaaagcacgcaatagaaggaatattctccatattaaaaaaagtttttgttctaaccaacacctcaaattgatatattaaaaaCGGTTTCTATTTTTCACAGGTGAACAGCAGAAAACTTGATGACATGATTACCTCGGGTACACCTCATGGGCTTCACTGTTATTcactgttaaatgctaacaatgtgagtttgaatgccattttacatgatgtttattgccatactactgaaagcagcaacagatagttcacctcagatcttgaaaaaaaaagcatttgaaattgaactttagaactttactgattcagcatgtacatttaataatgttatagaggtttattatgtattaattagactATAAACtataccatttcgtgagtgagtgcatattctgtccttctgaatggctgtatttaaatttctgtcgtgtttcgtctggtgcaaacagccaaattgctaaccaaatctcgtcacgtagcgtgttgttaggacacggggttacaatgtaacctgctcacctaatgtttacgtttgtaatatttatattatttgttcattaataacctcatgtagaactctgaatctgtgtataatttcggagtctgctgctgtccaccggaggtcgcatttcggtcactgTCGCATGCTTAGAGAGCCTTTCTCAATGATtgaatgaaatacgcggttttccaacaaggcaacctgaAGTCCtgaaatattagattagattagattagattcaatttattgtcatcacacatgtacaagtacaaggcaacgaaatgcaggtatatAATTggtcatataattattattgccaTATAATTGGTGGCagtggcagtgggtgggttaaaagaaccaaaacaaagacgttccagcacagacattttcaaagcagaataactgacttcagcattgttttttagataaacaagaatgttcacttgtcatgtttcttaaatatctgcaaacatattatggtattttatgctttagaagagtcaaaaacttacatacagcaccttttaactatcaatttaaattattcattctcCATAACAACCTACTGAGAAAGACTATCAAGTCCTAATAGCCTCAAGAGGGGGAAATTTGCACTACAAACCAATGTTACTAATGTTTGTAattatgataaaatattaaataatacagtgacaaaaatgactaaaataagaCAGACTCTTAGTCAGTggtgtaacaaattacaaatactcaaatgactcagacctaattgagtagtttttctctggaatttttattttactagtttaaaacttttttcttgagtacatttttagtgctgtatttatacgtTTACTCTGCTATTTCCCTTCAACCTGTAGTACtactttatatgtttattttgtttttttttgtctatggtGGTTGTCTAATAATCATTTCTGACCAAAAGAATGTtcagactgcatgtcactgataagaagTTGAAGGATGCCTACTGTATGATGGCTGAAATTTCCAAATGGccttaaaaaataactaaatgttgtacagaatattacgtttgcAAAGCACACATTGCATGGATTCTATCAGTGCTGCATGTGCTTGGTTTGTGGCGACAACTACTGGACAGTCATGGCTTGTTAGTCAGggtttaaaatacataaattaaggTTAAACATATCAGCACCGATTTTTTGCCCCGTTTTTAGATTTTTAAGTTGCACCGATTTCActctgcatgtaaacgcatcaacctgCTTTCTGTCTGCTTATTATAGGTGCGTATattaatttatacaacagttctgtctggttcttaaatctgattggctgatagctgtgcaatattctgctaGTAACAGCAATTGTACCACCTCTTCACCCTtgacctttgtgtattactccacccacatacagcaacaagcagaggacactctacagtttgataaatattcctgctgttaggcaacattatgtacttttgaggctttttagttgagttgtttagattgcatctgtgcagtttatttataaagatagtgcctatttcaaaatatttataatttctgagagacagcgcgtctGCGGCCATTAACTTGCCATTCTGAGCAGAtcaaagatggttgatgttgtccatccacaagatggcgacaggaccgcataataagccattagaagattaaaacagcgtaatttctaacaACAGCTGATCATTATTgtactggtaagtgatattcgatctctctctcttgtatgttgtagtgctgtatttataccatataattgtagtgtattgagtgtgagatgggacttgcatatcaggaatgtgtgttgtgttggcagaaagaaagaagaaatgaccgcatgtgtttagcgtttttccttatcgcaaacacaacagcaatctggttgtgctgcttttttcggggttaattattgtgatatcccaattgcaagagaaatactgtagactgtaatactgtaaggagatatctctgtagactgatggcatttcatgtcatgtTAAGCCTtgaatgtcagcaaaatcacctgttttgtcatcactttagacattacgctagagaatcattcaaacactagctctaaagtgatgttggtgaattagtaacggcttctgctgttctgaagtcagctgcagatgtgaatgagtggcggcagaaagtagttcctcatacaaaagggtttttagactctctgtgtttgattttcttttttctgtattCCACTgtgccattgaactgttgtaaaaaacgcaatatcacactcgtcgcagtgcgatatggctatatatcagcactggtgggacactaaggcacttagCCGCaccacacgcctcccaccagtgctgatatacagccatatcgcactgctattcatgtgatattgctcatgtaaTGCATTCTCACATTAAATGAATCtcacattattaatttattgtccaTGAATGACAAATAATTAACTTGCACTTAGAAACACCCTTAATAATGGCACTACATTTTTAATTAGCAGGCTAAAAGGTGTAATGATTTTTACAAtcctcactactcttgagtactttaagAAGGGctgtttactcatattttgagtagtATTTAGAAcagattcttcttctttttttttactcgcactacatttttggacaacaaatgatacttttacttgagtgtggGTTTTTTTTCCCACCAAAAATAAGTAGGGTACACCAGTTCTCAAACCTAATTGGCTGACTCAATGATAAAATTATGCTTATATGCTGACAATTCAGTCCAACATCACAAGACTTCACTGTTTGTATCACTTTGTGTCAGTATCAGTTTGTGCATTAGCATTAATGACTCTTTCTGCAGGTAAATAATTAGGCAACTTTCTTGCATCCAAATATGAAGTGCATTTCAGCATCCTGCTTGTTACTCCAGTTCAACTTCAACTGAAATTCAGAAATTATATTGAAATGTAGGGTGTGTTTATAGAGTACAACAATCccctaaaaacagaaatatttttgctttgtattttttaacaGTATACTCAATCTCAAATAACAATATTGTCCAAAAAATCTTTGATTAAAACTCTATATTATGCCAAAACAGTAGTTGGCAATGACATTTCATTAGACATATGGACCTATAGTTTGACATTGttatatggacccttttcacaatcaatcatcagcatcttaaatccttcaaagtttttaatatttagttttttgtttttttaagaattgatgtatatttatttgtatgtttgtattgtatctctgcatcaaattacaagatggtgtcttgataacaccatcattaagtttttcttttataattttagCAAATATTGCCCCGTTTTCAATTCCGAATGTATATTCAAAGCAGTTCTGATGTGCATGTTCATATTGATCATACCTGATGATACCAGTGGAATGGATTTGTTGTCAAGTATTTTATACACACAAGAGAAATCTGGTGATTATGCGGATGACATAGGCGATGTTCTAAACCACACATCATCATAATAAAGCATTGGAAAATTTGTTTTATGAGATGTAAATGAACATGCCTCAGAGCCAGGCCTGGCAGAAGGTATTCTTATTGACCGCGTACTTGGACTGAATTAAGCCGTGAAATGAGCTGCAATCCATTGTTCTTTCACCACCAACAACAGAGATCAATACTTATGATCTCCACCAGCCCTCCTAAAACTGAGCACACAGGACAACATATGTTCCTTTTGGTGCTGGATAGAATCGCACGAAgccaaaatatacaaaaaacaaaGCCTTCACAAACAGACCACAACATCACACTCAGAATACTGCCCAAAAGACATATGATCTTTGCTTGACTCGAACCAACCCCATTGTCTTTTCCTCTCGTCATGCCTAGTTCTCCATGTCCTCCCCTCTattgtttttctctctctggGTCTTACTATTTTCATACCCCACTACTGGCCCTGGGTCAGACATCCTgcctccatccatctctccatccacccatccatctttccatccttCCAGCAACATCAGCCAGCtgccccaacacacacacacacagaaagtgagagagagagagagcagaccTTAATTCAGTCAGTGAGGTCTTTGCCCCCTTCCCAAAGCAATGCCCAGATCTGAACACATGCACCAGGCAAAAAAGGGCAGCAGAGGGGGGATGGGTGACTCTGGAAGCCATATGCCTCTTTCTCACATTTGActctgtgtatttatatgtgtacgTGTGAGGAGAGGAGGGGTGTTTTGCAGGAAATAGCGGACCAGCTGACTTTCTTCACAAACACAGGACAGAAATAAAAGGTATTAATGGCATCTAATACATCTCATCAGCCGTGATCAATAATAGTCTACAGCATTATCAGGCGGAGGACGATGTGTGGATCCTGAAGAATGCCAatgctttcattttttattaaagacCCTATTTTACCCATCAAACTTGGTATTGAACTACACGTTTATTTACTGATTATATTACATCTGTCTGTTCAGATCGGATGCACAGACTGGGAGGATCTAGATGCGTCATTGGCGTGCCTGTTAGAGTGAAATACTCTTTACGGGTGTTTTATGAGAAGTTTGGCCGCTGTTCTTTTTGTGTTTTATAAGAAATCTCTTATTAAAATTCAGTCTCTCTCGGAGAAGAGCAAATGTCTCCAAGGCTGTCGTCTAGTCGTATAATCCAACAAGCATATCAAATCTTGCATTTCTCAACAAATCATTACTAACTGGATTTTTTTACTGCATAAAGAATTATTGATCTTTGCGAGATCTTAGCTGATGAGTACTCACATTTCTTATGTATTACTCTTACAAactacacttttatttatttatttatttattcacaaataTCTCATATAAAAGCTGTTCAGTGAACAGTACTTAAAATTAAGCAaagaatgattttttaaatgttttatttatcataGCAAACATAGCAATATATACACTACAATGATTTCACTTAAGAGAGTGCACATTTCCCATTGCTAAACATTTTTCTTATGTACAAACTATAAAGTAACAgaacacaatacaaaacaaaagtttcatgaattaaaatatatgaaaataactaaCAATAAAGTggtaacaaataatattaataactaaatttACATAGATCAGAGAGGGtcgaatatttatttattcactcaactttagttattaaattcattcattttcttttcggcttagtccctttattaatctggggtcgccacagcggaatgaactgccaacttatccagcaaatgttttacgcagcagatgctcttccagctccattactgggaaacacccataaactctcattcacacacatacaccacggataATTTAgcccatccaattcacctatagctgcAATGTTTGTGAATTAgatagtaatattttaatatttctacaTAGATTGGATAGAGCAACCTAATGTATTCAGTCCACTTGGACCAGATATTTCTAAATACAGTAATTTTCGAGTTGAAGGGAGAATGTAATTTTTTCCATCACATAAACATCATACACTATTTGTAGCCATTCTTGGTTTCTTGGGGGATTCAGGAAGTAAACAGTGTATTGCAATTGCTATTTTGGCTGtgattattaaagtattaaatgtTTTTCAGATTTACTTATTCAGATATCAGAGCATAGAAAATAAATAACCATGAATTGAAAGGGTAGTGTAATATTATAGGCAAAGAATTCTTACATTGTTAATATAAATGTTCTACAAGGGGGGATTTGCAGGGTTTCCCAAAGAACCTTTCAGAATACAGTTCTTTAAAAAGAATGTTGTTGCCCCATAAGAACCAAAGATGTTGGAATTGATGTTAAAGGGTTTTCATGGAGTCTTCAAGCGCAGTatagaacatttattttatgaGTGTAGTGTGAAGAATATGTTTGAAATCTGAAGAACATTTTTCACtgagaaaataatattttgtagaaTGGGAATATTACATGGAAGGGTCTTCATTGCACCCTAAATAGCAATAAAACTTGaaaggtttattttttattttagtatcttTTGGTGCTAAAATGCAAATTGTTTCAAATTTGTAAACAGATTGACAAAAACAGAAGTGATTCTTTAGTTAACCTCATTTACAgagtttaaccctttaaggtgcactccttgaaaataaattatttggcCCACATCTTGTATTGAATAATATGCTGACGaaactctgataaatagtaataaacaaTTAAAGTATTAATGATAACCTATGGACAACCAGGTGGTTAGGATGCCTGTTAAAGGGTTGAAGTGGGTTCAAAAAGGGTTTCTTTTATGTGAaattgctttgacacaatctacattgtaaaagggctatacaaataaaggtgaattgaattgaactgaaagtAAAGCATGGAATATGCTGTAAAGGGGTCGTTTCATGCTAAATTAATATTGAGCTAAAATTGTGGCATttgatgattcataaaatgcaaataagctaCAATTTTTAGAAGgcaaaaaaacatggaaaaacagCATTAATACCTGTGGCACGTCAAAAAGGTATTGTGAAGCAAGCTGATTAGTCTGTACTATGTTTGCAGTGGAAAAGGATCCCAtggatattaattttgttttgcctctatgttttataactatttgtttatttatttttattaatttgtttacttgtttctttACTCTTAAAGTGGAGTTAGTTAACTTGTATTTGTGCTAACCAAGGACCAAGCTCTTCATTCAATTTCTGAACTCTTTTTTTGGCCAGAGTTTTGGTTAATAAGCAGCATATTCGACACAAGTTCCTTTATTCACTTGAACATATTACAATCAATTCAGTTTAGCGTTTTGTAGATTATTTTGCTAGCATAGTGCACTTGTACATAAACTGGGTAATAACCTTAACTCTTGTAGTTGCAGCACTAAGTACATTGTAAGCACACGTGACATATACCCAAAAAAGCGCAACCAATATTTTTCTCAATAGGGTTAGTgtaaatatattcacatttataataatagGCTTGCTATTAAACTTTCTTAGGATTAAAAGTCACTCCAATATCATAgggatttcttaaaaaaatataactGAACGCTTAATTTAGTTAAGCAGCTGAAACTTTCACAAACAATTGCACCGCTTTAACAGGCGTACAACGCATACGTTACTGCCAAGCGTCCAGCTCTCGCCTCGGGCGCTCCTTTCAATCTGGTCGAGGAAGAAGTCGCTGAGTGGAaaggagagagaaaagagaaagagaaaagaggGGGTGGGACGGAGGTGTGACTGTCGTGGATAAGTGCATAAAGTGAATGATTTGTAAGAGGGAGCGCGCGCGAGAGAGAGGGAGGCTTTATATGGAGCCAGCGGAATGTGTTATCTCTCAAATCATCAGAGGCACGAGGACAAGCACGCGTGGTTTTGAGGATGGCTGGAGCAATATTATCCTAATCCACGGAAACATAAAGGACAGCCCGAGACGACACTTTCTGATCTGGTCGATCTTATCTGTGGACGCGTGTCCATTGTTATCCACACACACGGGTCAGAGGGCAGCACATCCCCGAGCGTGCGTTACCGGTGCTGTTATTTACATCCGTTCGGTACCAATGCTTGCTGAAATTTCATCATCACAACATCGCGAATCTACGTTACCGGCTGCGTTGTGAGTGGAATTAGTGGCGAGGAAAATATTACCGAGAAATGCTGTTGCCGATGCCGAAATAGAAATTCAGAAAGCACAATGGACAGAAGAACATGAATCACTGAAATCAGAATTGATAAACGGGATTTTGGAGATTAAATTGATTCTCGTCGTCAACAGGGGTgagttataaattaatttcaccaATTGTTGGTGGTACTTTTACTCGTCTTCATGTTGtgattataaaacaatattttacaccACAGAGTCCATGCTATTACACACCaaattgcattttaataaattattagctATAGCAACAGTGCAGCTTCGCCAATAATGTGCATTGATATTTTATATCTtcgtaatttattcataacaacaTTTTCGATTTCATCCCTTGCCTGTCGCAATAATTTCCACTTGCTTTACACTTAATGAGTTTTCAGAATATCAACttaattttcatcaccaattaaaGTCAAAGCAGGTGAAAAGGTGCTATGAATTAAAGACTGCAGACTGTCACGCTGGCAccgtttatatttttattcttgaaCATTTTAAGACAGCAAGTAAACCTTCGTTTTGCTAGTGTAATGGTTAAAATTAGTGTAATGTTAGTTCATATTCATTACTCGGTGGCTCAGCAAATATCAAAATGACATGCAAATAAATGTaacatcaacaaaaaaataaataaaatcattcaaccattttattaaagtattttctttaaaatgttacttGTGATTCACAATGACTGAGATTCAAGCACCCTTGTGTCATCTGGAGCTATAGGCTCTGCATTTGCATTTGCGACAGATGGTCAGCTATGACTTTGCTTTTGTGGCAATAATTGATTTCCATTAACTTTTGCATGGAATTAGAGCACATTTATAATGGTAACGTGTCCAGAATGAGCTAAATTGCAAAACGCACACTGACAGCCATTTAAAAACATGGTAGCTCTTTAAACGTTTATtaaagtaacaaaataaaaaagcatgcaaCACTGATTataaccttaatatataaaaaaacatttagtctAAACATTATAACCTATTGATTATCAAAAATACGttagttttgttcatttattttgttttatttttagtattatgacatttatagattatttatttttgtaaaacttCAATCTTTTGCGTCTAATTCACCAGGGCAAGATAACAACCAGTGCACTTTGGAAACCTCGATCAAACGGACCTGAAAATGATGCTGAGCCCCGATCAGACGGATCCTGACCTCACCTGGACACAATCGGACACGGATTGTCTGAACGTCATGAAGGTGGAGTGTGTGGCACACGAGCCCTTAGAGGCCGACGATGGCAAGACTCGCGCACTCGTGCCCGCTGCGCTCACCCGAGAGGAGAAGAGACGGAGGAGGCGCGCGACTGCGAAGTACCGCTCTGCGCATGCCACGCGCGAGCGCATCAGAGTAGAAGCGTTCAACGTGGCGTTCGCGGAGCTCAGGAAGCTGCTGCCAACACTTCCACCCGACAAGAAGCTATCCAAGATAGAAATACTTCGCCTTGCTATCTGTTACATTTCTTACCTTAACCACGTTTTGGACGTTTAGACGAACTTTAGGCACATTTAACAGAACCACAAAACAACAGGTGTTTAAAGAATTATTTTATAGACATTGAGAAGTAGCATATTCCAGCAGTATACACAAAtattaaggatggaaaaatggtaacattttatatttactttcAGTTACATGTATGCTTTTATTCTCCCTATAATGCCTATTATGGGTTGGGAGGATCTTGTaagtatgttttaaaaaacagtgttttcacaaatttaaccACAGATTATAATTTATTctgtaattacaaaaaaacaagcagTTTACGATCAAAACAAAAACGCACAGTTCATCGAAAAACATAAGGCATTATgaaagttattataaagtgttacctgaaaATATTTTACCTGTTGCAATAACTGAAACTTGTATTCGACACTGTAGCAagag
This genomic window contains:
- the nhlh2 gene encoding helix-loop-helix protein 2; its protein translation is MMLSPDQTDPDLTWTQSDTDCLNVMKVECVAHEPLEADDGKTRALVPAALTREEKRRRRRATAKYRSAHATRERIRVEAFNVAFAELRKLLPTLPPDKKLSKIEILRLAICYISYLNHVLDV